In one Candidatus Dechloromonas phosphoritropha genomic region, the following are encoded:
- a CDS encoding peroxiredoxin has translation MTTHLKAGDPAPDFAAPATDGSILRLEDFRGRKLVMYFYPMDSTPGCTKQACSLRDANAEIAARGAAILGVSAQGTESHQRFTEKFNLNFPLLADTDLTVAKAYGVAGSGLGGLLRSVAGVSERVTFIIDEKGRINHVIDDPDCPDHGTEVLAAL, from the coding sequence ATGACAACCCATCTCAAGGCCGGTGATCCGGCGCCGGACTTCGCAGCGCCGGCAACCGACGGCAGCATCCTGCGACTGGAGGATTTTCGCGGCCGCAAACTGGTCATGTATTTCTATCCGATGGACAGTACGCCCGGCTGCACCAAGCAGGCGTGCAGCCTGCGCGATGCGAACGCCGAGATTGCCGCCAGGGGAGCGGCAATTCTGGGAGTCTCGGCGCAAGGCACGGAGTCCCACCAGCGCTTCACGGAAAAGTTCAACCTGAACTTTCCGCTGCTGGCCGACACCGACCTGACCGTGGCAAAGGCCTACGGCGTCGCCGGATCAGGGCTGGGTGGTTTGCTGCGCAGCGTGGCGGGGGTCAGCGAGCGGGTCACCTTCATCATCGACGAGAAAGGTCGCATCAATCACGTGATTGACGACCCCGACTGCCCGGATCATGGTACGGAGGTCCTGGCGGCCCTTTGA
- a CDS encoding GMC family oxidoreductase, which yields MRDPFREGLAAGWNHIDASTLAADQMLEADVVIVGSGAGGGVTAELLSEAGLKVIIVEEGPLRTSSDFKMLESEAYPALYQESASRLTTDKAIKILQGRCVGGSTTVNWTSSFRTPPPTLHWWQTAHGLKNLSVEAMAPWFAAMEQRLHVGLWPLPPNENNAVLARGAEKLGIPVAVIPRNVKMCWDLGYCGMGCPTNAKQSMLLTTIPAALSRGATLISLLRAEKLEFSGNKVTGLDGLALKADGLHPSGIRVKLRARHFVLSGGAINSPALLMRSKAIDPHGVLGKRTFLHPTLVSAALFDTPIRAYAGAPQSVYSDHFLKQAAVDGPLGFKLEAPPLHPVLFATTLQGWGEAHARLMREFANSQTLLALVRDGFHPESQGGRVKLRDDGSPLLDYPLNETFWEAARRALLVMAEIQFAAGAKWVTPVHESATGYKTWSEAKQGIADLSLAPLRCRVVSAHVMGGCAMADAPERGVVSDEGRHFQIDNLSVLDGSLFPTSIGANPQLSIYGLVARNASLLAAALAGRPRPAIL from the coding sequence ATGCGCGACCCGTTCCGTGAAGGACTCGCAGCCGGCTGGAACCACATCGATGCTTCCACGCTGGCCGCCGACCAGATGCTCGAGGCCGACGTGGTCATCGTCGGCAGTGGCGCCGGTGGCGGCGTGACCGCCGAACTGCTCTCGGAAGCCGGCCTCAAGGTCATCATCGTCGAGGAAGGCCCGCTCAGGACGAGCAGCGACTTCAAGATGCTCGAGTCCGAAGCCTACCCGGCGCTCTATCAGGAATCTGCCAGCCGCCTGACCACCGACAAGGCGATCAAGATTCTTCAGGGCCGATGCGTCGGCGGTTCGACTACCGTCAACTGGACCAGCAGCTTCCGTACGCCGCCGCCCACCCTGCACTGGTGGCAGACGGCACACGGTCTCAAGAATCTGTCGGTCGAGGCCATGGCACCCTGGTTCGCGGCAATGGAGCAGCGCCTGCATGTTGGCCTATGGCCCCTACCGCCGAATGAAAACAACGCCGTGCTGGCGCGCGGCGCCGAAAAGCTCGGCATCCCGGTCGCCGTGATCCCGCGCAACGTAAAGATGTGCTGGGATCTGGGCTACTGCGGCATGGGCTGCCCGACAAATGCCAAGCAGTCGATGCTGCTGACGACGATTCCCGCCGCACTGAGTCGGGGAGCAACCCTGATTTCATTGCTGCGCGCCGAGAAACTCGAGTTTTCCGGCAACAAAGTCACGGGACTCGACGGTCTCGCGCTGAAGGCCGACGGACTGCACCCGAGTGGCATCAGGGTCAAGCTCCGCGCCCGTCATTTCGTTCTGTCGGGCGGTGCGATCAACTCACCTGCCCTGCTGATGCGCAGCAAGGCCATCGACCCGCATGGCGTCCTTGGCAAGCGCACATTTCTCCACCCGACACTTGTCTCTGCCGCGCTTTTCGACACCCCGATCAGGGCCTATGCCGGTGCGCCGCAGTCGGTCTACTCCGATCATTTTCTCAAGCAGGCTGCGGTCGACGGTCCATTGGGCTTCAAACTCGAAGCCCCGCCGCTGCATCCGGTCCTCTTCGCGACGACCCTGCAGGGCTGGGGTGAAGCCCATGCCAGACTGATGCGCGAGTTTGCCAACAGCCAGACTCTGCTGGCACTGGTCCGTGACGGCTTCCATCCGGAAAGCCAGGGCGGCCGCGTGAAGCTCCGCGACGACGGGTCGCCGCTGCTCGATTACCCGCTCAACGAGACGTTCTGGGAAGCAGCACGGCGTGCACTGCTGGTGATGGCCGAAATCCAGTTTGCCGCCGGCGCGAAATGGGTGACGCCGGTTCATGAATCAGCAACTGGCTACAAGACCTGGAGCGAGGCGAAACAGGGTATCGCCGACCTGTCGCTCGCCCCCCTGCGCTGCCGTGTCGTCAGCGCACACGTTATGGGGGGTTGCGCCATGGCCGATGCACCGGAGCGCGGCGTGGTCAGCGACGAAGGCCGCCATTTCCAGATCGACAACCTTTCGGTCCTCGATGGCTCGCTGTTCCCAACCAGCATCGGCGCCAATCCGCAACTTTCGATCTATGGCCTCGTGGCGCGCAATGCCTCGCTGTTGGCCGCCGCTCTTGCCGGCAGGCCGCGCCCGGCAATTCTCTGA
- the dnaQ gene encoding DNA polymerase III subunit epsilon, giving the protein MRQIVLDTETTGLDPRHGHRIIEVAGIEMLNRRLTGRHLHKYVNPEREIDEGAATVHGITLEFLADKPRFVDIVDEFLEFINGAELIIHNAPFDIGFLNAELARLDRVPVETLCNGVTDTLKMARELHPGKRNSLDALCERYAIDNSQRTLHGALLDTELLSEVFLAMTRGQNTLLIEPDPVPRAHAGKGGRQTERKPLLVRRPDAEELADHERVLAVINRETRGGCLWLAAIGQNG; this is encoded by the coding sequence ATGAGACAGATCGTCCTCGACACGGAAACCACCGGCCTCGACCCGCGGCACGGTCATCGCATCATCGAAGTCGCCGGTATCGAAATGTTGAATCGCCGGCTTACCGGCCGCCATCTGCACAAGTACGTCAACCCTGAGCGCGAAATCGACGAGGGCGCGGCCACGGTCCACGGCATTACACTCGAGTTCCTGGCCGACAAGCCGAGGTTCGTCGATATCGTCGACGAGTTTCTCGAATTCATCAATGGTGCCGAACTGATCATCCATAACGCTCCGTTCGATATTGGCTTTCTCAACGCCGAACTGGCCCGTCTCGACCGGGTACCGGTCGAGACCCTTTGCAACGGCGTCACCGACACGCTAAAGATGGCCAGGGAACTTCACCCCGGCAAACGCAACAGCCTCGACGCCTTGTGCGAACGTTACGCAATCGACAATTCGCAGCGGACACTGCACGGTGCCCTGCTAGACACCGAACTGTTATCCGAGGTTTTCCTGGCAATGACACGCGGCCAGAATACGCTGCTGATCGAACCCGACCCTGTGCCGCGCGCCCATGCCGGCAAGGGCGGCCGGCAAACCGAACGCAAGCCGCTGCTGGTTCGTCGGCCCGACGCCGAGGAACTGGCCGACCATGAGCGAGTACTGGCGGTCATCAACAGGGAAACCAGGGGCGGCTGCCTGTGGCTGGCCGCAATCGGTCAGAACGGCTGA
- a CDS encoding alpha/beta fold hydrolase: MPRCWPPLLPAGRARQFSEKRKVVPLALLISLLAELTIQATLAHHFLETSWAASAIVAAGAIFALRAVVIATTWAFARAYPSPARTLTIGESLHMIIGEYLAFLLIFVLILPFERLWMGRDRMRPCSRPLLLVHGYNCSRGVWWLMRHRLETAGHTVATVSLVPPYTSIDKLVPLLGQRIETVCKDTGADRVVLVAHSMGGLVCRSYLARHGSDRVERLVTIASPHSGSELARIGVGKNAREMEPGSRWLKDLARAGLPVPAVAIRTPHDNFVMPQDNQRLPGAIDVALEGIGHLAVLLAKRTTTELIAACR; this comes from the coding sequence ATGCCTCGCTGTTGGCCGCCGCTCTTGCCGGCAGGCCGCGCCCGGCAATTCTCTGAGAAGCGAAAAGTGGTTCCCCTCGCGCTCCTGATTTCGCTCCTTGCTGAACTGACCATCCAAGCAACACTCGCCCACCACTTTCTCGAGACGTCGTGGGCGGCTTCCGCAATCGTGGCGGCCGGTGCGATTTTCGCCCTGCGCGCGGTTGTCATCGCCACCACCTGGGCCTTCGCCCGCGCCTACCCTTCGCCGGCGCGCACGCTCACAATCGGTGAGTCTTTGCACATGATCATCGGCGAGTATCTGGCGTTCCTGCTGATTTTCGTGCTCATCCTCCCCTTCGAGCGTCTCTGGATGGGGCGCGACCGCATGCGGCCCTGCTCGCGACCACTGCTTCTCGTGCACGGCTACAACTGCAGTCGCGGTGTCTGGTGGCTGATGCGACATCGGCTCGAGACGGCCGGCCACACGGTCGCGACGGTCAGCCTTGTCCCACCCTACACCAGCATAGACAAATTGGTGCCCCTGCTCGGTCAGCGAATCGAAACGGTGTGCAAGGACACCGGCGCCGACCGGGTCGTTCTGGTCGCCCACAGCATGGGCGGACTGGTCTGTCGATCCTATCTGGCACGTCACGGCAGCGACCGGGTCGAACGACTGGTCACGATCGCCTCACCCCATTCAGGCAGCGAACTGGCGCGCATAGGCGTCGGAAAAAATGCCCGCGAAATGGAACCCGGCTCCCGATGGCTGAAAGACCTCGCCCGGGCAGGCTTGCCGGTTCCCGCCGTCGCAATCCGTACCCCGCACGACAACTTCGTCATGCCTCAGGACAACCAGCGCCTGCCCGGAGCAATTGATGTGGCACTTGAAGGAATCGGCCATCTGGCCGTCCTCCTCGCCAAGCGCACGACGACCGAACTGATTGCCGCCTGCCGTTAA
- a CDS encoding TetR family transcriptional regulator produces the protein MEKKPKRRTRERILETALRLFNDFGEPNVTTTVIADEMEISPGNLYYHFHNKDEIVNSLFGDYEKEIEALLTVPGGRTLSTEDIWLFLHLLFETIWKFRFFYRDINDLLTRNRLVETHFQRILERKERTTIRVYEGLAASGVLTATPSEISTLATNMTVVATFWLSFEHARRPRGQPDIGRGVYQVMSLSAPYLQGEARSLLEKLSAEYINNH, from the coding sequence ATGGAAAAGAAGCCGAAACGCCGCACCCGGGAACGCATTCTCGAAACAGCACTTAGGCTTTTCAACGATTTCGGCGAGCCGAACGTGACGACGACCGTCATCGCCGACGAAATGGAGATCAGCCCTGGCAATCTCTATTATCACTTTCACAACAAGGACGAAATCGTCAACTCCTTGTTCGGCGACTACGAAAAGGAGATTGAGGCGCTGCTCACGGTGCCGGGCGGACGGACGTTGAGTACCGAAGACATCTGGCTGTTTCTCCACCTGCTCTTCGAGACGATCTGGAAATTCCGCTTTTTCTACCGCGACATCAACGATCTGCTGACCCGCAATCGCCTCGTCGAAACGCATTTCCAGCGTATTCTCGAGCGCAAGGAAAGAACCACCATCCGGGTCTATGAAGGATTAGCCGCCTCGGGCGTGTTGACCGCAACACCCAGCGAAATAAGCACCCTGGCGACTAACATGACGGTCGTCGCGACCTTCTGGCTATCATTCGAGCACGCCCGCCGCCCGCGCGGCCAACCGGATATCGGACGCGGCGTCTATCAGGTGATGTCGCTCTCAGCCCCCTACCTGCAAGGTGAGGCGCGCAGCCTGCTGGAGAAACTTTCGGCCGAATACATCAATAATCATTGA
- a CDS encoding phasin family protein codes for MVKKVTPPAEKQLTQTVKESAQQIWLAGLGAFSKTQEEGTKVFDALVKEGEAIQKKTRKSADEKIADVRNAADGKLAGVRKVVDAKVAAVTGKVTAVTDKASGKWDSLEKVFEDRVARALSSLGVPSKRDIDRLTKRITELTALVQKMSDAQEGTVTKAAPVRKLAATKSVAARTPAESADATAGAATAS; via the coding sequence ATGGTCAAGAAAGTCACCCCGCCTGCCGAGAAGCAACTGACTCAAACAGTCAAGGAATCCGCCCAACAGATCTGGTTGGCGGGTCTCGGTGCATTCTCCAAGACCCAGGAAGAAGGCACCAAGGTTTTCGACGCGCTGGTCAAGGAAGGCGAAGCCATCCAGAAGAAGACCCGCAAGAGCGCCGACGAAAAGATCGCCGACGTACGCAACGCCGCCGACGGCAAACTGGCCGGCGTGCGCAAGGTCGTGGACGCCAAAGTGGCGGCCGTGACCGGCAAGGTTACCGCCGTGACCGACAAGGCCAGTGGTAAGTGGGACAGTCTCGAGAAGGTTTTCGAAGATCGCGTTGCCCGCGCCCTTTCAAGCCTCGGCGTACCATCCAAGAGAGACATCGACAGACTGACCAAGCGCATCACGGAACTGACGGCGCTGGTCCAGAAGATGAGCGACGCGCAGGAAGGCACGGTTACCAAGGCAGCGCCGGTTCGCAAGTTGGCTGCCACGAAAAGCGTCGCCGCCCGGACGCCGGCCGAGTCCGCTGATGCCACTGCTGGTGCAGCAACTGCTTCCTAA
- a CDS encoding SDR family oxidoreductase, with translation MQYFITGATGFIGRRLVRKLLGRDDSTVFILIRESERDSLQSLYEFWGCDSSKVIPVVGDLTQPLLGVAAVDCKKLGKKTTHFFHLAAIYDLKADAASQLRVNVDGTRNAVRFAEAIGARNFHLFSSIASAGLYEGLFREDMFDEAEGLEHPYFRTKHDSEGIVRRECGIPWRVYRPALVVGDSRTGEMDKIDGPYYFFKLIQRLRKILPSWMPTIGIEGGRINVVPVDFVINAVDHIAHLKGEDGKCFHLVDPTPMRVGDLLNTFARAAHAPEMSMRINAALFSFIPRQIRKSLMALTPVRRIRGAILKDLGLPDEIFRFVNYPTRFDCRETTRALKGTGIAVPRLEDYAWRLWDYWERHLDPDLSVDFSLRGQVDGRVVLVTGASSGIGKATAWKLAEAGAHVVTIAHDKEQLDETVCEFEAAGLKLHAYFGDLSDMASGEALTRQVVADHGVVDILVNNAGRSIRRAIENSFERFHDYERTMQLNYFGCLKVTMTVLPGMIQQKRGHILNISSIGVLTNAPRFSAYVASKSALDAWTRCAASEFADRGIHFTTINMPLVKTQMIAPTKLYDQVPTLTPEEAAELICEAIIHKPVRVASRLGIFGQTLHALVPRVAQIIMNTTFRMFPDSEAAKRKEAGALPSEPSADQVAFQQVMRGIYF, from the coding sequence GTGCAGTATTTCATTACCGGAGCAACGGGTTTTATCGGCAGGCGCCTGGTCAGGAAGTTGCTGGGGCGCGACGACAGCACGGTATTCATTCTGATTCGCGAGTCCGAGAGAGACTCACTGCAGAGCCTTTATGAATTCTGGGGTTGTGATTCCAGCAAGGTGATTCCGGTGGTCGGCGATCTGACGCAGCCACTGCTTGGCGTTGCTGCGGTCGACTGCAAAAAACTGGGCAAAAAGACTACGCACTTCTTCCATCTGGCGGCGATCTACGATCTGAAGGCGGATGCCGCGAGCCAGCTCCGCGTCAATGTCGACGGGACCCGGAATGCAGTGCGGTTCGCCGAAGCGATAGGCGCCAGAAACTTTCACCTGTTCAGTTCGATTGCCTCCGCCGGCCTTTACGAAGGCCTTTTTCGCGAAGACATGTTCGACGAGGCGGAAGGGCTTGAACACCCGTATTTCAGGACCAAGCACGATTCGGAAGGGATCGTCCGCCGCGAGTGCGGCATTCCCTGGCGCGTCTATCGGCCGGCGCTCGTGGTCGGCGATTCGCGTACCGGCGAGATGGACAAGATCGACGGTCCATACTACTTCTTCAAGCTGATCCAGAGACTGCGCAAGATACTGCCGTCGTGGATGCCGACGATCGGTATCGAGGGCGGCCGGATCAATGTGGTGCCGGTCGACTTCGTGATCAACGCGGTGGACCATATCGCCCACCTCAAAGGTGAGGACGGCAAGTGCTTTCATCTCGTCGACCCGACACCGATGCGCGTCGGCGACCTGCTCAATACCTTCGCTCGCGCCGCGCATGCGCCCGAGATGTCGATGCGCATCAACGCCGCGCTGTTCAGCTTCATTCCGCGTCAGATACGCAAGAGCCTGATGGCGCTGACCCCCGTACGCCGCATCCGCGGCGCCATACTGAAGGATCTTGGGCTGCCCGATGAGATCTTTCGCTTTGTCAATTACCCGACCCGCTTCGACTGCCGCGAAACGACGCGGGCGCTGAAGGGAACGGGTATTGCGGTGCCGCGCCTGGAAGACTACGCTTGGCGCTTATGGGACTACTGGGAGCGCCACCTCGATCCCGATCTCTCCGTCGATTTCAGTCTGCGCGGTCAGGTTGACGGTCGCGTGGTGCTCGTTACTGGCGCTTCGTCGGGCATCGGCAAGGCGACTGCCTGGAAGCTCGCCGAAGCTGGCGCGCACGTCGTCACCATCGCCCACGACAAGGAGCAACTAGACGAAACGGTGTGCGAGTTCGAGGCCGCCGGACTTAAGCTCCATGCCTATTTCGGCGACCTTTCCGACATGGCCTCCGGCGAGGCCCTGACGCGGCAGGTGGTGGCCGACCATGGTGTCGTTGATATTCTGGTCAACAATGCCGGTCGTTCGATCCGCCGCGCCATCGAGAATTCCTTCGAGCGCTTCCATGATTACGAGCGCACGATGCAACTCAACTATTTCGGCTGCCTGAAGGTTACGATGACTGTCCTGCCGGGGATGATCCAGCAGAAGCGCGGCCACATCCTCAACATTTCGTCGATTGGCGTGCTGACCAATGCGCCCCGCTTCTCGGCCTATGTCGCGTCGAAATCGGCGCTCGATGCGTGGACACGCTGTGCCGCTTCCGAGTTTGCTGATCGCGGTATCCACTTCACGACGATCAACATGCCGCTGGTCAAGACCCAGATGATCGCGCCCACCAAACTCTACGATCAGGTGCCGACGCTGACGCCGGAAGAAGCGGCGGAACTGATCTGCGAGGCGATCATTCACAAGCCGGTGCGCGTGGCCAGTCGCCTTGGCATCTTCGGTCAGACGTTGCACGCGCTGGTTCCACGTGTAGCGCAGATCATCATGAACACGACTTTCCGTATGTTCCCGGATTCGGAAGCCGCGAAAAGGAAGGAGGCCGGCGCGTTACCGAGCGAGCCCTCGGCCGATCAGGTAGCCTTCCAGCAAGTCATGCGCGGGATCTATTTCTGA